Proteins found in one Streptomyces sp. CB09001 genomic segment:
- the paaC gene encoding 1,2-phenylacetyl-CoA epoxidase subunit PaaC has translation MSDDHVYLTLAEGHEDDTRWAYGTGFEDPLHGVDTTVPEGVDAAALAAECLALADDALVGAQRLAEWVTRAPELEEEVALANIGLDLLGQARLLYSRAGQADGTGRGEDAYAYFRDAGDFRNVRLAELPGGDFAFAVVRLLVLSSWRLAHFRRLETHPDPVLAAVAAKGVKELTYHRQYAAEWCVRLGDGTDESHRRMRAALDEVAPYLGELHTAYDVRDEVADDLRQVTEAAGLPLPVYRPLPGSGRAGEHTEHLAPLLTELQGVARAHPEATW, from the coding sequence ATGAGTGACGACCACGTCTACCTCACCCTGGCCGAGGGGCACGAGGACGACACCCGCTGGGCCTACGGCACCGGCTTCGAGGACCCGCTGCACGGCGTCGACACCACCGTCCCCGAGGGCGTCGACGCCGCGGCGCTGGCCGCCGAGTGCCTCGCGCTCGCCGACGACGCCCTGGTCGGCGCCCAGCGGCTCGCCGAGTGGGTCACCCGCGCGCCCGAGCTGGAGGAGGAGGTGGCGCTGGCCAACATCGGCCTCGACCTCCTCGGACAGGCCCGCCTGCTCTACTCGCGCGCAGGCCAGGCCGACGGCACCGGCCGCGGCGAGGACGCCTACGCCTACTTCCGCGACGCCGGCGACTTCCGCAACGTCCGCCTGGCCGAACTCCCGGGCGGCGACTTCGCGTTCGCCGTCGTGCGGCTGCTGGTGCTCTCCAGCTGGCGCCTGGCCCACTTCCGGCGGCTGGAGACACACCCCGACCCGGTGCTCGCGGCGGTCGCCGCCAAGGGCGTCAAGGAGCTGACCTACCACCGGCAGTACGCCGCCGAGTGGTGCGTGCGCCTGGGCGACGGCACCGACGAGTCGCACCGCAGGATGCGCGCCGCACTGGACGAGGTCGCCCCGTACCTGGGTGAGCTGCACACGGCGTACGACGTCCGGGACGAGGTCGCCGACGACCTGCGCCAGGTCACGGAGGCGGCCGGGCTGCCCCTGCCCGTGTACCGGCCGCTGCCCGGCTCGGGCCGGGCCGGCGAGCACACCGAACACCTGGCGCCGCTCCTGACCGAGCTGCAGGGCGTCGCCCGCGCCCACCCGGAGGCGACATGGTGA
- a CDS encoding ATP-binding protein, whose amino-acid sequence MTEYTGNPLLWVALVALVAAAVLINRQRKAARALRQQVQGLRDHYTELENDYGKSVQAAQERAEDETKTVLKSAMRTLQGLAAEQQLVLSRLQNKYGDSALLQDLLEIDHTNSQFGRRAQSIAVLCDGWLGGRRDTASVYDVVRSAQGRIRHFRRVDILSQVDFGITSRAVEPVALALAELFDNATSYSSPDTVVEINIRTVPKGICVVVDDAGVGMSDEERARADKLLATERASGVAGLGNPPQFGFAVIGLLCERFGFEVSVDSSSPYGGVRAVVLLPHELLTAMPEKKAPAPAPAPAARGAARPVQDGGPEAALTSSQTGDGLPRRRRKRPMAIVPGSASTPRAASRSDSEQAQVMGAFQRGTQSGRVTGPDSPDDAGRTSDTPGASSEGHEVS is encoded by the coding sequence ATGACGGAATACACAGGGAACCCCTTGCTCTGGGTCGCCCTCGTCGCCCTCGTCGCCGCCGCCGTGCTCATCAACCGCCAGCGCAAGGCGGCACGGGCGTTGCGGCAGCAGGTCCAGGGGCTCAGGGATCACTACACCGAGCTGGAGAACGATTACGGGAAGTCCGTACAGGCCGCCCAGGAGCGGGCCGAGGACGAGACGAAGACCGTGCTGAAGTCCGCGATGCGGACCCTTCAGGGCCTCGCGGCCGAACAGCAGCTGGTGCTCTCGCGGCTGCAGAACAAGTACGGCGACTCGGCCCTCCTCCAGGACCTGCTGGAGATCGACCACACCAACTCGCAGTTCGGCCGGCGGGCGCAGTCCATCGCCGTACTGTGCGACGGCTGGCTCGGCGGGCGGCGCGACACCGCCTCGGTCTACGACGTGGTGCGCAGCGCCCAGGGACGCATCCGCCACTTCCGCCGGGTGGACATCCTCTCCCAGGTCGACTTCGGCATCACGAGCCGGGCCGTCGAACCCGTCGCCCTCGCCCTGGCCGAGCTGTTCGACAACGCCACCAGCTACTCCAGCCCGGACACCGTCGTCGAGATCAACATCCGGACCGTGCCCAAGGGCATCTGCGTCGTGGTGGACGACGCCGGTGTCGGCATGAGTGACGAGGAGCGGGCCCGCGCCGACAAGCTGCTCGCCACCGAGCGAGCCTCGGGCGTGGCGGGGCTCGGCAACCCGCCGCAGTTCGGCTTCGCCGTCATCGGTCTGCTGTGCGAACGATTCGGTTTCGAGGTGTCGGTGGACTCCTCGTCTCCCTACGGAGGTGTACGGGCAGTGGTCCTGCTGCCGCACGAACTGCTCACCGCCATGCCGGAGAAGAAGGCACCCGCCCCCGCTCCCGCTCCCGCGGCCCGCGGCGCGGCGCGGCCGGTCCAGGACGGCGGACCGGAGGCCGCGCTCACCTCCTCCCAGACCGGCGACGGCCTGCCCCGGCGCCGCCGCAAGCGGCCGATGGCCATCGTGCCCGGCAGCGCGTCCACCCCCCGCGCCGCGAGCCGCTCCGACTCCGAGCAGGCACAGGTCATGGGCGCGTTCCAGCGCGGAACGCAGTCCGGCCGGGTCACCGGACCGGACAGCCCGGACGACGCCGGCCGGACGAGCGACACACCTGGTGCAAGCAGCGAAGGACATGAGGTCTCGTGA
- the paaB gene encoding 1,2-phenylacetyl-CoA epoxidase subunit PaaB produces the protein MTPEKARQTDRRGWPLYEVFVRGKRGLNHVHVGSLHAADDAMALTHARDLYTRRNEGVSIWVVRSEHIAASTRDEKDPFFAPSADKVYRHPTFYDIPDDVPHI, from the coding sequence ATGACCCCCGAGAAGGCCCGGCAGACCGACAGGAGGGGCTGGCCGCTGTACGAGGTGTTCGTGCGCGGCAAGCGCGGCCTTAACCACGTCCACGTCGGCTCGCTGCACGCCGCCGACGACGCCATGGCCCTCACCCACGCCCGCGACCTCTACACCCGGCGCAACGAGGGCGTGAGCATCTGGGTGGTGCGCTCCGAGCACATCGCCGCCTCCACCCGCGACGAGAAGGACCCCTTCTTCGCCCCCAGCGCCGACAAGGTCTACCGCCACCCGACCTTCTACGACATCCCCGACGACGTCCCGCACATCTAG
- a CDS encoding NAD(P)-binding domain-containing protein: MRVCVIGAGLSGLAVGHALKERGISFVCLEKAPDVGGIWRQPGAGERGPGYQSLHLNTAKQLTGYADFPMPSSYPLYPRHGQVAAYLRSFAEWADLLGHVELRTEVVSVRRDADGMWTVVSRDADGAPSSRRFEQVVVASGHHTDPALPDPLPVGAESFAGTILHSLDYRDGADFAGRRVVVVGLGASAVDIAADLSRHAERTLLSVRRGLHIVPKQLFGMSVDEIAEAPWWNEMSFAQRRQWVEQALLVARGRLSDYGLPEPDHPVFSSATTLSDEILSRIRHGAVTPKPAIASFEGDRVVFADGSSETADAVVYCTGFRMTFPFLPAGCPVAADGSVELYRRVAPADRPGMYFVGLVRPVGAITRLVEAQAQWVARLIDGTAALPSAEEMREEIGGYLTGIVQRYGRTEGASIQVDVGPYLAEFRESLPV; encoded by the coding sequence GTGCGTGTGTGTGTGATCGGTGCAGGCCTGTCGGGGCTGGCGGTGGGCCATGCCCTGAAGGAGCGCGGCATCTCCTTCGTCTGTCTGGAGAAGGCACCCGACGTCGGCGGGATCTGGCGTCAGCCGGGGGCCGGTGAGCGGGGTCCGGGCTATCAGTCCCTGCACCTGAACACCGCCAAGCAGCTGACCGGTTACGCGGACTTCCCGATGCCGTCCTCGTACCCGCTCTACCCCCGGCACGGGCAGGTCGCCGCCTATCTGCGCTCCTTCGCCGAGTGGGCGGATCTGCTCGGCCACGTCGAGCTGCGGACCGAGGTGGTGTCCGTCCGCCGGGACGCGGACGGCATGTGGACCGTCGTCAGCAGGGACGCGGACGGCGCACCGAGCTCACGCCGGTTCGAGCAGGTGGTCGTCGCCTCCGGGCACCACACCGACCCGGCCCTGCCCGACCCCCTTCCGGTCGGCGCGGAGTCCTTCGCCGGAACGATTCTTCACTCCCTCGACTACCGCGACGGCGCCGACTTCGCCGGCCGCCGCGTCGTCGTGGTGGGCCTCGGCGCCTCCGCGGTGGACATCGCCGCCGACCTCTCGCGGCACGCGGAGCGGACCCTGCTGTCGGTGCGCCGGGGGCTGCACATCGTGCCCAAGCAGCTCTTCGGGATGTCGGTCGACGAGATCGCCGAGGCGCCGTGGTGGAACGAGATGTCCTTCGCCCAGCGGCGCCAGTGGGTGGAGCAGGCCCTGCTGGTGGCGCGCGGCCGCCTGTCGGACTACGGCCTGCCCGAGCCCGACCACCCGGTCTTCTCCTCCGCGACGACCCTCTCGGACGAGATCCTCAGCCGGATCCGGCACGGGGCGGTGACCCCCAAGCCCGCGATCGCCTCCTTCGAGGGCGACCGGGTCGTGTTCGCGGACGGCAGCTCCGAGACCGCCGACGCGGTCGTCTACTGCACCGGTTTCCGCATGACCTTCCCCTTCCTGCCCGCCGGCTGTCCGGTGGCCGCCGACGGCTCGGTCGAGCTGTACCGGCGGGTCGCTCCGGCGGACCGGCCCGGGATGTACTTCGTCGGACTGGTGCGGCCCGTGGGCGCCATCACCCGTCTGGTGGAGGCCCAGGCACAGTGGGTGGCCCGCCTGATCGACGGCACCGCCGCACTGCCCTCGGCCGAGGAGATGCGCGAGGAGATCGGCGGGTACCTCACCGGCATCGTCCAGCGCTACGGCCGGACCGAAGGCGCTTCGATCCAGGTCGACGTGGGCCCGTACCTGGCCGAGTTCCGGGAGTCGCTGCCCGTGTGA
- the paaI gene encoding hydroxyphenylacetyl-CoA thioesterase PaaI, with the protein MFSADEASRGLGIELVEHGEGTALVRMTVTPAMVNGHRIAHGGFLFLLADTAFACACNSHGPVTVAAGADIVFVAPAREGDVLVARAEERVRYGRSGIYDVSVRRGDEVVAEFRGRSRSVRDDGRGTADGNGNGARQDTARETPGTTTKESR; encoded by the coding sequence ATGTTCTCCGCGGACGAGGCCTCCCGGGGGCTCGGGATCGAGCTGGTGGAGCACGGGGAGGGGACCGCCCTGGTCCGGATGACCGTGACCCCGGCGATGGTGAACGGACACCGGATCGCCCACGGCGGATTCCTGTTCCTGCTGGCCGACACCGCCTTCGCCTGCGCCTGCAACAGCCACGGCCCGGTGACCGTGGCGGCCGGCGCCGACATCGTCTTCGTCGCCCCGGCCCGCGAGGGCGACGTGCTCGTGGCCCGCGCCGAGGAGCGGGTCCGGTACGGACGCAGCGGGATCTACGACGTGAGCGTGCGGCGCGGCGACGAGGTGGTCGCGGAGTTCCGGGGGCGCAGCCGCAGCGTGCGGGACGACGGGCGAGGCACCGCCGACGGCAACGGCAACGGGGCGCGGCAGGACACGGCGCGCGAGACGCCCGGCACGACGACGAAGGAGTCGCGATGA
- the paaA gene encoding 1,2-phenylacetyl-CoA epoxidase subunit PaaA — MTTTHAAEAPPPDAPDGLQEHFDATIARDQRIEPRDWMPDGYRKTLVRQIAQHAHSEIIGMQPEGEWITRAPSLRRKAILFAKVQDEAGHGLYLYSAAETLGADRDDLTQRLIEGRQKYSSIFNYPTLSFADVGVIGWFVDGAAICNQVPLCRSSYGPYARAMVRICKEESFHQRQGYELLMTMMRGTDAQREMVQDAVNRWWWPSLMMFGPPDDASPNSARSMAWKIKRHSNDELRRRFVDMTVPQAQKLGVTLPDPELRWNEESGHHDFGTPDWDELMRVIKGDGPCNDRRMERRRTAHEEGAWVREAATAHAAKQAARAEKGAAA, encoded by the coding sequence ATGACCACGACACACGCCGCCGAGGCGCCGCCCCCGGACGCGCCGGACGGGCTCCAGGAGCACTTCGACGCGACGATCGCGCGCGACCAGCGCATCGAGCCGCGGGACTGGATGCCCGACGGCTACCGAAAGACGCTGGTACGGCAGATCGCCCAGCACGCGCACTCGGAGATCATCGGCATGCAGCCCGAGGGTGAGTGGATCACCCGGGCCCCGTCGCTGCGCCGCAAGGCGATCCTGTTCGCCAAGGTCCAGGACGAGGCCGGGCACGGGCTGTACCTGTACTCGGCGGCCGAGACGCTCGGCGCGGATCGCGACGACCTCACCCAGCGGCTGATCGAGGGGCGCCAGAAGTACTCGTCGATCTTCAACTACCCGACCCTGAGCTTCGCCGACGTCGGAGTGATCGGCTGGTTCGTGGACGGCGCCGCGATCTGCAACCAGGTGCCGCTGTGCCGCAGCTCGTACGGGCCCTACGCGCGCGCGATGGTGCGCATCTGCAAGGAGGAGTCCTTCCACCAGCGGCAGGGCTACGAGCTGCTGATGACGATGATGCGCGGCACCGACGCCCAGCGGGAGATGGTCCAGGACGCGGTGAACCGCTGGTGGTGGCCGTCCCTGATGATGTTCGGCCCGCCCGACGACGCCTCGCCCAACTCGGCGCGCTCCATGGCCTGGAAGATCAAGCGGCACAGCAACGACGAGCTGCGCCGCCGCTTCGTCGACATGACCGTCCCGCAGGCACAGAAGCTCGGCGTCACCCTGCCCGACCCGGAGCTGCGCTGGAACGAGGAGAGCGGTCACCACGACTTCGGCACCCCCGACTGGGACGAGCTGATGCGGGTCATCAAGGGCGACGGGCCCTGCAACGACCGGCGGATGGAGCGGCGGCGCACCGCCCACGAGGAGGGCGCCTGGGTGCGCGAGGCGGCCACCGCCCACGCCGCCAAGCAGGCCGCCCGCGCGGAGAAGGGAGCGGCGGCATGA
- a CDS encoding ATP/GTP-binding protein, which produces MGSAPSLDERDYVREGATQTAVKILVVGHFAVGKTTLIGSISEIEPLSTEETMTQAAESVDDLKGVQGKTTTTVAMDFGRLTISDRVVLYLFGTPGQQRFVQMWEDMARGALGALVLVDPERLADSFPVIDLIEHYGLDYAIAVNHFDGAPLRDERALREALDLLDDTPVVTCDARDEKSSAAALTTLVRYLLDRTR; this is translated from the coding sequence ATGGGCTCCGCGCCAAGTTTGGATGAGCGGGACTACGTACGCGAGGGAGCGACCCAGACGGCGGTCAAGATCCTCGTCGTCGGGCACTTCGCGGTGGGCAAGACCACCCTCATCGGCTCCATCTCCGAGATCGAGCCGCTGTCCACCGAGGAGACGATGACGCAGGCCGCCGAGTCGGTCGACGACCTCAAGGGGGTCCAGGGCAAGACCACCACCACGGTCGCCATGGACTTCGGGCGCCTGACCATCAGCGACCGCGTCGTGCTCTACCTCTTCGGCACCCCCGGCCAGCAGCGCTTCGTGCAGATGTGGGAGGACATGGCCCGCGGCGCGCTCGGCGCCCTGGTGCTGGTCGACCCGGAGCGGCTGGCGGACTCCTTCCCCGTGATCGACCTCATCGAGCACTACGGACTCGACTACGCCATCGCCGTCAACCACTTCGACGGCGCGCCGCTGCGCGACGAACGGGCGCTGCGCGAGGCGCTCGACCTGCTCGACGACACCCCCGTCGTCACCTGCGACGCCCGCGACGAGAAGTCCTCGGCCGCCGCACTGACCACCCTCGTCCGCTACTTGCTGGACCGCACCCGCTAG
- a CDS encoding tryptophan dimethylallyltransferase family protein encodes MTPAPTGPDPRGTPTLGSLTGGQLRRLGAVAGLSRADVETYAGVLTDALGTMAERPLSLAPPTRTFLSDDHTPVEFSLSFRPDAEPSMRLLVEPGCGADSLVRNGRTGLEAIRAMARRWDFTTDVLDELQDLFLPPVPRGPLALWCALELRPGGVPRVKVYLNPAAGGEERSAATVREALHRLGHRRAFDGLPQGGGYPFLALDLGDWAEPRVKVYVRHDNLTAGQAGRLSRMDSGPGPAAVEGFFRTAAGLGPDATGLGRRPGLSCHSFTDTGTVRPSGFTLHIPVRDYVRHDGEALARASRVLRHHGMDASVLDRALAALTERRPEDGVGLIAYLALAHQQDQPPRVTAYLSSEAYAVRPPAVGTVRRPLPVS; translated from the coding sequence GTGACCCCCGCACCGACGGGCCCGGACCCGCGGGGCACACCCACCCTCGGCTCCCTCACCGGCGGCCAGCTGCGAAGACTGGGCGCGGTGGCGGGCCTGTCCCGGGCCGACGTCGAGACCTACGCAGGGGTCCTGACCGACGCACTGGGCACGATGGCCGAGCGGCCGCTGAGTCTGGCACCGCCCACCCGGACCTTCCTGTCCGACGATCACACCCCGGTGGAGTTCTCACTCTCCTTCCGGCCGGACGCGGAACCCTCGATGCGTCTCCTCGTGGAACCGGGCTGCGGCGCAGACAGCCTGGTTCGCAACGGCCGGACGGGGCTCGAGGCGATCCGGGCCATGGCGCGGCGCTGGGACTTCACCACCGACGTCCTCGACGAGCTCCAGGACCTGTTCCTGCCGCCCGTCCCGCGGGGCCCCCTCGCCCTGTGGTGCGCCCTGGAGCTGAGGCCCGGCGGGGTACCCAGGGTCAAGGTCTATCTGAACCCGGCGGCGGGCGGGGAGGAACGTTCCGCCGCGACGGTGCGCGAGGCTCTGCACCGGCTCGGCCACCGGCGGGCCTTCGACGGCCTGCCGCAGGGCGGCGGGTACCCGTTCCTCGCCCTGGACCTCGGGGACTGGGCGGAGCCCCGGGTGAAGGTCTACGTGCGGCACGACAACCTCACGGCCGGGCAGGCCGGGCGCCTGTCCCGGATGGACTCGGGCCCCGGGCCCGCGGCGGTCGAGGGATTCTTCCGCACGGCCGCGGGCCTCGGCCCCGACGCGACGGGGCTCGGCAGGCGGCCCGGCCTGTCCTGCCACTCCTTCACCGACACGGGCACCGTGCGGCCGAGTGGATTCACCCTGCACATCCCGGTCAGGGACTACGTCCGGCACGACGGGGAGGCCCTGGCCCGGGCGTCGAGAGTGCTGCGCCACCACGGCATGGACGCCTCCGTTCTCGACCGCGCCCTGGCCGCCCTCACCGAGCGGCGACCCGAGGACGGGGTGGGTCTGATCGCCTACCTGGCGCTGGCCCACCAGCAGGACCAGCCGCCCCGGGTGACGGCGTACCTCTCCTCGGAGGCGTACGCGGTGCGGCCGCCGGCCGTGGGGACCGTCCGCCGGCCGTTGCCGGTGTCCTGA
- a CDS encoding cytochrome P450, producing the protein MNAHDTAPVPPPGCPAHGSGARVPLHGPEFAADPQAYYEYLRHYGAAAPVELAPGVEATLVTDYAAALQLLQDSGTFRKDARRWRAFNEGKVSPDSPVAPLLAYRPNCMFADGADHLRLRQAVTDSMARVDTRRLSRSTEQISGYLVSQFGARGSADLLGDYAKQLPLFVFNELFGCPADIGDRVLFGITGMFDGVNAEKATEVLFQAVGELVALKRRKPGDDVTSWLMQHEARLDDEEMVHQLALLLGAGAEPLRNLLGNTLHRLLTHERYAREGGLIDEALDDTLWENPPMANYAPHYPATDTELAGQRLQAGDLVLVGFAAANTGPALKASRQAGSNRAHLAWSAGPHACPSKEPARHITVTAIEHLLNELPDVELAVPEDSLTWRPGPFNRALATLPARFTPVRPARRAEPGPAAAGEREPAASQARPAERGGMWSQFLNWLTR; encoded by the coding sequence ATGAACGCCCACGACACCGCCCCGGTGCCGCCGCCCGGCTGCCCGGCCCACGGCTCCGGCGCCCGGGTGCCGCTGCACGGGCCGGAGTTCGCCGCCGACCCGCAGGCGTACTACGAGTACCTGCGCCACTACGGGGCCGCCGCCCCCGTCGAACTGGCCCCGGGCGTCGAGGCGACCCTGGTCACGGACTACGCGGCGGCGCTCCAACTGCTGCAGGACTCCGGCACCTTCCGCAAGGACGCGCGCCGCTGGCGGGCCTTCAACGAGGGCAAGGTGAGCCCGGACAGCCCGGTCGCACCGCTGCTGGCCTACCGGCCCAACTGCATGTTCGCCGACGGGGCCGACCACCTCAGGCTGCGCCAGGCGGTCACCGACAGCATGGCGCGGGTGGACACCCGGCGCCTCAGCCGCAGCACCGAGCAGATCTCCGGCTACCTCGTCTCCCAGTTCGGCGCCCGCGGCTCGGCCGACCTGCTCGGGGACTATGCCAAGCAGCTGCCGCTGTTCGTGTTCAACGAACTCTTCGGCTGCCCCGCCGACATCGGCGACCGGGTGCTGTTCGGCATCACCGGCATGTTCGACGGGGTCAACGCCGAGAAGGCCACCGAGGTGCTCTTCCAGGCGGTGGGCGAACTCGTCGCGCTCAAGCGGCGCAAGCCCGGTGACGACGTCACCTCCTGGCTGATGCAGCACGAGGCCCGGCTCGACGACGAGGAGATGGTCCACCAGCTCGCCCTGCTCCTGGGCGCGGGCGCCGAACCCCTGCGCAACCTCCTCGGCAACACCCTGCACCGGCTCCTCACCCACGAGCGGTACGCCCGTGAGGGCGGTCTGATCGACGAGGCGCTCGACGACACGCTGTGGGAGAACCCGCCCATGGCCAACTACGCGCCGCACTACCCGGCCACCGACACCGAACTGGCCGGTCAGCGGCTTCAGGCGGGCGACCTCGTGCTGGTCGGCTTCGCCGCGGCCAACACCGGTCCGGCCCTCAAGGCCTCCCGCCAGGCGGGCAGCAACCGCGCGCACCTCGCCTGGAGCGCGGGCCCGCACGCCTGCCCGTCCAAGGAGCCGGCCCGGCACATCACGGTCACGGCCATCGAGCACCTGCTCAACGAACTGCCCGACGTCGAACTCGCCGTTCCCGAGGACAGCCTGACGTGGCGTCCGGGCCCCTTCAACCGGGCCCTGGCCACGCTTCCGGCGCGCTTCACCCCGGTGCGCCCCGCACGGCGGGCCGAGCCGGGACCGGCCGCCGCGGGCGAGCGGGAACCGGCGGCGAGCCAGGCCCGTCCGGCCGAACGCGGCGGCATGTGGAGCCAGTTCCTCAACTGGCTCACACGGTGA
- a CDS encoding roadblock/LC7 domain-containing protein, whose protein sequence is MNDDLSWMLDSALEIPGALHAVLISADGLLMARTQDFDKDDADRVAAAMSGVQSLSRTLAFFCEDPSQSWRQTLVEFDGGWVFLISAGEGAYLGVSASPEVDMADITFRMQQLVAQLGKRLTTPPRENLGARS, encoded by the coding sequence GTGAACGACGATCTGTCATGGATGCTCGACAGCGCCCTGGAGATTCCGGGCGCCCTGCACGCGGTCCTGATATCCGCCGACGGCCTCTTGATGGCCCGGACGCAGGACTTCGACAAGGACGACGCCGACCGGGTCGCGGCCGCCATGAGCGGTGTGCAGTCGCTCAGCCGCACCCTGGCCTTCTTCTGTGAGGACCCCAGCCAGTCCTGGCGGCAGACCCTGGTCGAGTTCGACGGCGGCTGGGTCTTCCTGATCTCCGCCGGCGAGGGCGCCTACCTCGGCGTGTCCGCCTCCCCGGAGGTCGACATGGCGGACATCACCTTCCGGATGCAGCAGCTCGTCGCCCAGCTCGGCAAGCGGCTGACGACACCGCCGCGCGAGAACCTGGGCGCCCGCTCATGA
- the paaK gene encoding phenylacetate--CoA ligase PaaK — protein sequence MSSEPTTGAAPAPRPGEPLPHDLLDDAERLSREQLRELQLGRLRATLRHAYDNVELYRKKFDAAGVTPDDCRSLADLSRFPFTTKADLRDTYPFGMFAVPMADVRRVHASSGTTGRATVVGYTENDLSMWADVIARSIRAAGGRPGHKVHISYGYGLFTGGLGAHYGAERAGCTVIPASGGMTARQVQIIQDFRPEIIMVTPSYMLTLLDEFERQGVDPRTSSLEVGIFGAEPWTEEMRREIEERMDIHAVDIYGLSEVIGPGVAQECVETKDGLHIWEDHFYPEVVDPLTDAVLPEGEEGEIVFTSLTKEALPVIRYRTRDLTRLLPGTARPAFRRMRKVTGRCDDMIILRGVNVFPTQVEEIVLRTPGVAPHFQIRLTERGRMDHMTVRVEARPDAGPEQREAAARAIAQGVKDGVGVTVEVEVVEPETLERSLGKIRRVWDQRGA from the coding sequence ATGAGCAGCGAGCCGACGACCGGGGCGGCCCCGGCGCCCCGACCGGGCGAGCCCCTCCCCCACGACCTGCTGGACGACGCCGAGCGCCTGTCCCGCGAGCAGCTCCGGGAGCTCCAGCTCGGCCGTCTGCGCGCGACCCTGCGGCACGCCTACGACAACGTCGAGCTGTACCGCAAGAAGTTCGACGCCGCCGGGGTGACCCCCGACGACTGCCGCAGCCTGGCCGACCTGTCCAGGTTCCCCTTCACCACCAAGGCCGACCTGCGGGACACCTACCCCTTCGGCATGTTCGCCGTCCCGATGGCCGACGTGCGGCGCGTGCACGCCTCCAGCGGCACCACCGGCCGCGCCACCGTCGTCGGGTACACCGAGAACGACCTGTCCATGTGGGCGGACGTCATAGCCCGTTCGATCCGCGCCGCGGGCGGCCGCCCCGGCCACAAGGTCCACATCTCCTACGGCTACGGCCTGTTCACGGGCGGCCTCGGCGCGCACTACGGCGCCGAACGTGCCGGCTGCACGGTGATCCCCGCCTCCGGCGGCATGACGGCACGTCAGGTGCAGATCATCCAGGACTTCCGGCCCGAGATCATCATGGTCACCCCGTCCTACATGCTCACCCTGCTCGACGAGTTCGAGCGCCAGGGCGTCGATCCGCGCACCAGCTCCCTCGAGGTCGGCATCTTCGGCGCGGAGCCGTGGACCGAGGAAATGCGGCGCGAGATCGAGGAGCGCATGGACATCCACGCCGTCGACATCTACGGCCTGTCCGAGGTGATCGGCCCCGGCGTGGCGCAGGAGTGCGTCGAGACCAAGGACGGCCTGCACATCTGGGAGGACCACTTCTACCCCGAGGTGGTGGACCCGCTCACGGACGCCGTGCTGCCCGAGGGCGAGGAGGGCGAGATCGTCTTCACCTCCCTCACCAAGGAGGCGCTCCCGGTGATCCGCTACCGCACCCGCGACCTGACCCGCCTGCTGCCCGGCACCGCACGTCCCGCCTTCCGCCGGATGCGGAAGGTCACCGGCCGCTGCGACGACATGATCATCCTGCGCGGGGTGAACGTCTTCCCCACCCAGGTCGAGGAGATCGTGCTGCGCACGCCCGGCGTCGCCCCGCACTTCCAGATCCGGCTCACCGAACGCGGCCGCATGGATCACATGACCGTGCGCGTGGAGGCCCGGCCCGACGCGGGTCCCGAGCAGCGCGAGGCCGCCGCGAGGGCGATCGCCCAGGGCGTCAAGGACGGTGTCGGCGTGACCGTGGAGGTGGAGGTCGTCGAGCCGGAGACCCTGGAGCGCTCGCTCGGCAAGATCCGCCGGGTGTGGGACCAGCGGGGCGCGTGA
- a CDS encoding DUF742 domain-containing protein translates to MTGHDGWQPEAPELVRPYVITKGRGLPDDDDLSLITLVTASAGQPQRPARLSPEEQSLLDLCSAGYLSVAEIAGHTHFPLGVVRILLASLMEGGHLMTRPPVARARLADKEILEEVLNGLRAKFG, encoded by the coding sequence ATGACCGGCCACGACGGCTGGCAGCCCGAGGCGCCGGAGTTAGTACGGCCGTACGTCATCACCAAGGGGCGCGGACTGCCCGACGACGACGACCTCTCCCTCATCACCCTGGTCACCGCCTCCGCCGGTCAGCCGCAGCGGCCGGCCCGGCTGTCCCCCGAGGAGCAGAGCCTGCTCGACCTCTGCTCCGCCGGCTACCTCTCGGTCGCCGAGATCGCCGGACACACCCATTTCCCGCTGGGCGTCGTGCGGATCCTGCTGGCCTCCCTGATGGAGGGCGGACATCTCATGACCCGCCCGCCGGTGGCCCGGGCCCGCCTCGCGGACAAGGAGATACTGGAGGAGGTGCTCAATGGGCTCCGCGCCAAGTTTGGATGA